In a genomic window of Hyalangium gracile:
- the trmFO gene encoding methylenetetrahydrofolate--tRNA-(uracil(54)-C(5))-methyltransferase (FADH(2)-oxidizing) TrmFO — translation MAEAKPRVTVIGGGLAGSECAWQLVRRGIPVTLREMKPHKRSPAHKSDQLAELVCSNSLRSDNPESAIGLLHAELRALGSLILGSADTHRVPAGDALAVDREKFSGAITQAVREHPLVEVVHGEVETLPEGLVVVATGPLTSEALTRELERHVGQKLYFYDSIAPILSGDSIDMSIAFRQSRYGKGDGDDYLNLPMSKEEYYRFIAEVKAGQKLTPHAFEEPRYFEGCLPIEVMAERGDDTLAFGPMKPVGLMDPRTGQAPYAVVQLRMEDRAGTSWNMVGFQTRLTWGEQKRIFTTCIPGLKDAEFLRMGQIHRNTFIDSPRLLDKDLSLKTERRLFFAGQITGVEGYVESAACGALVALALSARVDGREFVPPPATTALGSLYRHVTGEAHPPDYPHQPSNVIFGLFPPLAGRVKKQDKRARYSARAQEDLAAWLPTAVPQSLQRSA, via the coding sequence ATGGCGGAAGCGAAGCCGCGCGTGACGGTGATTGGGGGAGGGCTGGCGGGCAGCGAGTGTGCCTGGCAGCTCGTTCGCAGAGGCATCCCGGTGACGCTGCGGGAGATGAAGCCGCACAAGCGCTCGCCCGCGCACAAGTCGGATCAGCTGGCGGAGCTGGTGTGCTCCAACTCGCTGCGCTCGGACAACCCGGAGAGCGCCATCGGGCTGCTGCATGCGGAGCTGCGAGCGCTGGGCTCGCTGATCCTCGGCAGCGCGGACACGCACCGGGTGCCGGCGGGGGACGCGCTGGCGGTGGACCGGGAGAAGTTCTCCGGCGCCATCACCCAGGCCGTGCGCGAGCACCCGCTGGTGGAGGTGGTGCACGGCGAGGTGGAGACGCTGCCGGAGGGGCTGGTGGTGGTGGCCACCGGGCCGCTCACCTCGGAGGCGCTCACGCGGGAGCTGGAGCGCCACGTGGGACAGAAGCTCTATTTCTACGACTCCATCGCCCCCATCCTCTCGGGGGACTCCATCGACATGAGCATCGCCTTCCGCCAGAGCCGCTACGGCAAGGGCGACGGGGACGACTACCTCAACCTGCCGATGTCGAAGGAGGAGTACTACCGCTTCATTGCCGAGGTGAAGGCGGGCCAGAAGCTCACGCCGCACGCTTTCGAGGAACCTAGATACTTCGAAGGCTGTCTGCCGATTGAGGTGATGGCCGAGCGCGGAGACGACACCCTGGCCTTCGGGCCGATGAAGCCGGTGGGGCTGATGGACCCCCGCACGGGGCAGGCCCCGTACGCGGTGGTGCAGCTGCGCATGGAGGACCGTGCGGGCACGTCGTGGAACATGGTGGGCTTCCAGACGCGGCTGACGTGGGGCGAGCAGAAGCGCATCTTCACCACCTGCATCCCGGGGCTGAAGGACGCGGAGTTCCTGCGCATGGGGCAGATCCACCGCAATACGTTCATCGACTCGCCGCGGCTGCTGGACAAGGACTTGTCCCTGAAGACGGAGCGGCGGCTCTTCTTCGCGGGGCAGATCACCGGGGTGGAGGGCTACGTGGAGTCCGCGGCGTGTGGGGCGCTGGTGGCGCTGGCGCTGAGCGCGCGGGTGGACGGGCGCGAGTTCGTCCCGCCGCCGGCCACCACGGCGCTGGGCTCGCTGTACCGGCACGTGACGGGAGAGGCGCATCCGCCGGACTACCCGCACCAGCCGTCCAACGTGATCTTCGGGCTGTTCCCGCCGCTGGCCGGGCGGGTGAAGAAGCAGGACAAGCGGGCGCGGTACTCGGCGCGGGCGCAGGAGGATCTCGCCGCGTGGCTGCCCACCGCCGTCCCGCAGTCCCTTCAGAGGAGCGCATAG
- a CDS encoding LysM peptidoglycan-binding domain-containing protein, with amino-acid sequence MRSRILSAFLVAISLAPAWSARAQDQEQPEEEAEGSETEGAEVAEEQPQAGGTQMGPRIEGARETAPGEVHTVVRGDTLWDLSQQYLGSPWYWPKVWSYNPEIANPHWIYPGNRVRFFPAGEEVPSRVETGTPPGSMVVDEGEVQAATELGPASGESLVSVSGVLTYQASAAPLVATRGFVTAKEVDEAGKVDSSFAERDMMTYPDTVYLRFKRKIDAKVGDRYLVYRTDSEVKHPVTNKKVGYLTDLVGTVRVLSVGDKFVTAQIAESWDGMMRGDLVGPYGERLMDRVATKPNTKALKGHVVTALLPFLTFTGEHHFLVVDRGSADGVEVGNTFSVVRKGNPIGHLFAEQDPQKTNALPDEVIGICLVSEVKERTSNCLLTTSLREINPGDRVEMRVGTAPTASR; translated from the coding sequence ATGCGTTCCCGGATCCTGTCAGCATTCCTCGTGGCCATCTCCCTCGCGCCGGCCTGGTCGGCGCGCGCCCAGGACCAGGAGCAGCCCGAGGAGGAGGCCGAGGGCTCAGAGACGGAAGGCGCCGAGGTCGCCGAGGAGCAGCCCCAGGCGGGCGGCACCCAGATGGGGCCGCGCATCGAGGGGGCTCGCGAGACGGCGCCCGGCGAGGTGCACACCGTCGTTCGGGGCGACACGCTGTGGGACCTGTCCCAGCAGTACCTGGGCAGCCCCTGGTACTGGCCCAAGGTCTGGTCCTACAACCCGGAGATCGCCAACCCGCACTGGATCTACCCGGGCAACCGGGTGCGCTTCTTCCCCGCGGGCGAGGAGGTACCCTCGCGCGTGGAGACGGGCACTCCGCCCGGTTCCATGGTGGTGGATGAGGGCGAGGTGCAGGCCGCCACGGAGCTGGGGCCCGCCAGCGGCGAGAGCCTGGTGTCCGTCTCCGGCGTGCTCACCTATCAGGCCAGCGCCGCCCCCCTGGTGGCCACGCGCGGCTTCGTCACCGCCAAGGAGGTGGATGAGGCCGGCAAGGTCGACAGCTCCTTCGCCGAGCGGGACATGATGACCTACCCGGACACCGTCTACCTGCGCTTCAAGCGGAAGATCGACGCGAAGGTGGGGGACCGCTACCTCGTCTACCGCACCGACTCCGAGGTGAAGCACCCGGTCACCAACAAGAAGGTGGGCTACCTCACCGACCTGGTGGGCACCGTGCGCGTGCTGAGCGTGGGGGACAAGTTCGTCACCGCGCAGATCGCCGAGAGCTGGGACGGCATGATGCGCGGCGATCTGGTGGGCCCCTACGGTGAGCGGCTGATGGACCGCGTCGCCACCAAGCCCAACACCAAGGCGCTCAAGGGTCATGTCGTCACGGCCCTGCTGCCCTTCCTCACCTTCACCGGCGAGCACCACTTCCTGGTCGTGGACCGCGGCAGCGCCGACGGCGTGGAGGTGGGCAACACCTTCTCCGTCGTCCGCAAGGGCAACCCCATCGGGCACCTGTTCGCCGAGCAGGATCCGCAGAAGACCAACGCCCTGCCGGACGAGGTGATCGGCATCTGCCTCGTCTCCGAGGTGAAGGAGCGCACCTCCAACTGCCTGCTCACCACGTCGCTGCGCGAGATCAACCCGGGCGACCGGGTGGAGATGCGCGTGGGTACTGCACCCACCGCCAGCCGCTGA
- a CDS encoding MotA/TolQ/ExbB proton channel family protein — protein MIPMVSELLDGVLLATTPAGKLGLVDSVVKFFKDGGPFMFVNLFWFACSLAVAIERFYTLMFRYNLPAPPFMEQITKLVMTGNVDRAVKLCNAAPNAPLAKVIRAGLTRANRGEIEVAKAVEEAMVENTPHVGARIPWLWSLANIATLVGLVGTIFGLIGTFQALGNVPAEQKQTLLSDGISKAMNNTAFALSIAVLCIVFHLILTSYAKHMVESVELNGLKLENLLSRRHATDTQVDGESRAA, from the coding sequence ATGATCCCCATGGTGAGCGAACTGCTGGACGGGGTGCTGCTGGCCACCACTCCGGCGGGCAAGCTGGGTCTGGTGGACTCCGTCGTGAAGTTCTTCAAGGACGGCGGCCCCTTCATGTTCGTGAACCTGTTCTGGTTCGCGTGCTCGCTCGCGGTGGCCATCGAGCGCTTCTACACGCTGATGTTCCGCTACAACCTGCCCGCTCCGCCCTTCATGGAGCAGATCACCAAGCTGGTGATGACGGGCAACGTGGACCGCGCGGTGAAGCTCTGCAACGCGGCGCCCAACGCCCCGCTGGCCAAGGTGATCCGCGCCGGCCTCACTCGCGCCAACCGCGGAGAGATTGAAGTCGCCAAGGCGGTGGAAGAGGCCATGGTGGAGAACACCCCGCACGTGGGCGCCCGCATCCCCTGGCTGTGGTCGCTGGCCAACATCGCCACGCTGGTCGGACTGGTGGGCACCATCTTCGGCCTCATCGGCACGTTCCAGGCGCTCGGCAACGTGCCCGCCGAGCAGAAGCAGACGCTGCTGTCCGACGGTATCTCCAAGGCCATGAACAACACCGCCTTCGCGCTGTCGATCGCGGTGCTGTGCATCGTGTTCCACCTGATCCTCACGTCCTACGCGAAGCACATGGTGGAGAGCGTGGAGCTCAACGGGCTCAAGCTGGAGAACCTGCTGTCGCGCCGCCACGCCACCGACACCCAGGTCGACGGCGAGTCCCGCGCCGCCTGA
- a CDS encoding DNA-processing protein DprA, with translation MAGTFAHTLTPEQRATLALWAVPGLGPRTLEALRAFTRGSLASLVGSPVREWLAEAPLPTPVRRRLAPVAQLGPVADRLVERCQAGGMEVAFAGEHAFPERLAATPDAPPVLFYQGHVGAPRRRVAMVGSRHPDQGFLPFARAFARQVAEGGVGVVSGAAMGVDRACHYGALDAGGETWAFLGSALDALDPPQARMLPEFLERGGVYFSELPPGVRASRTTFPRRNRLIAGASDAVLVLRAGRTSGALYTAEDGLALGRPVLAMPGDVRNEAAEGCNRLIRERKAHACLEVKDVWDFVGARPVLAVPPGAGDAWRALSAEARGAYQVLDRVPRTFDEVLEGCQLPPATLTSALVELEMSGLVVQHPGKVYEKV, from the coding sequence ATGGCGGGCACCTTTGCACACACATTGACACCGGAGCAGCGCGCGACGCTGGCACTCTGGGCGGTTCCTGGCCTGGGGCCGAGAACGCTGGAGGCCCTGCGTGCGTTCACCCGGGGCTCGCTCGCCTCCCTGGTGGGCAGCCCGGTGAGGGAGTGGCTGGCCGAGGCCCCGCTTCCTACGCCGGTGCGTCGGCGCCTGGCGCCGGTGGCGCAGCTGGGCCCGGTGGCGGATCGGCTCGTGGAGCGGTGCCAGGCTGGGGGCATGGAGGTGGCGTTCGCGGGTGAGCACGCCTTCCCCGAGCGCCTGGCCGCCACGCCGGACGCGCCTCCGGTCCTCTTCTATCAAGGGCACGTGGGGGCGCCGCGGCGCCGGGTGGCCATGGTGGGCAGCCGCCATCCGGACCAGGGCTTCCTGCCCTTCGCTCGGGCCTTCGCGCGGCAGGTGGCGGAGGGGGGCGTGGGCGTGGTGTCCGGCGCGGCCATGGGCGTGGACAGGGCCTGTCACTACGGAGCGCTGGATGCGGGCGGGGAGACGTGGGCCTTCCTGGGCTCCGCGCTGGATGCGCTGGATCCGCCGCAAGCCCGCATGCTCCCTGAGTTCCTCGAGCGGGGAGGGGTGTACTTCAGCGAGCTGCCGCCGGGCGTCCGGGCAAGCCGCACCACCTTCCCCCGGCGAAACCGTCTCATCGCTGGCGCGTCGGATGCGGTGTTGGTGCTCCGGGCGGGGAGGACCTCCGGGGCGCTGTACACGGCGGAGGACGGGCTGGCGCTGGGGCGCCCGGTGCTCGCCATGCCGGGGGATGTGCGCAACGAGGCCGCCGAGGGCTGCAACCGGCTGATCCGCGAGCGCAAGGCGCATGCGTGCCTCGAGGTGAAGGACGTCTGGGACTTCGTGGGGGCCCGGCCGGTGCTGGCGGTGCCTCCGGGAGCGGGAGACGCCTGGAGGGCGCTCTCGGCGGAAGCCCGGGGGGCCTACCAGGTGTTGGATCGGGTCCCCCGGACATTTGATGAGGTGCTGGAGGGCTGCCAGCTCCCGCCCGCCACGCTCACGAGCGCGTTGGTGGAGCTGGAGATGTCAGGGCTGGTGGTCCAGCACCCGGGCAAGGTTTACGAGAAGGTCTGA
- a CDS encoding tetratricopeptide repeat protein: MERLFLIRRLLAVAPLCALVACATDSASKADMDALRGELRAMREQQARTNERLERLERSTSVLRARPAPAPAAATEKATDKAGDKASAPQTAAPAPKVAVPELTVVKLKPKGEPAPPLPTRVAVVEPDSEQVEMFVSSSPESSSSPASAPEPVLAPASSAALDSEFEQAVSALRTGSVEQGVGRLQTFAEQNPRHPRADNALYFAGLGMIGLNDNEGASAVFQRLIETYPAGDAVLDGMLRLAECRLKLNQREDARALYTRVITQFPGTAAATQAEQRLASLSP; encoded by the coding sequence CTGGAGCGTCTCTTCCTCATCCGACGGCTGCTTGCCGTCGCGCCACTGTGCGCGCTCGTCGCGTGCGCCACTGACTCCGCCTCCAAGGCGGACATGGACGCGCTGCGGGGAGAGCTGCGCGCCATGCGCGAGCAGCAGGCCCGCACCAACGAGCGGCTCGAGCGGCTGGAGCGCAGCACCTCCGTGCTCCGGGCCCGGCCCGCTCCGGCTCCGGCCGCCGCGACCGAGAAGGCCACCGACAAGGCGGGCGACAAGGCCTCCGCGCCCCAGACGGCGGCGCCCGCCCCCAAGGTCGCCGTGCCGGAGCTCACCGTGGTGAAGCTCAAGCCGAAGGGCGAGCCCGCGCCGCCGCTGCCCACCCGCGTGGCCGTGGTGGAGCCGGACTCCGAGCAGGTGGAGATGTTCGTCAGCAGCTCGCCCGAGTCCTCCTCCTCGCCCGCCAGCGCGCCCGAGCCGGTGCTCGCCCCGGCCAGCAGCGCGGCGCTCGACTCCGAGTTCGAGCAGGCGGTGTCCGCGCTGCGCACCGGCAGCGTGGAGCAGGGCGTGGGGCGCCTGCAGACCTTCGCCGAGCAGAACCCCCGGCACCCGCGCGCGGACAACGCGCTCTACTTCGCGGGGCTGGGCATGATCGGCCTGAACGACAACGAGGGCGCCTCGGCCGTCTTCCAGCGCCTGATCGAGACCTATCCCGCGGGGGATGCCGTGCTCGACGGCATGCTCCGGCTGGCCGAGTGCCGGCTCAAGCTGAACCAGCGCGAGGATGCTCGCGCGCTCTACACCCGTGTCATCACCCAGTTCCCGGGGACAGCCGCCGCGACCCAGGCGGAGCAGCGGCTCGCGTCCCTCTCGCCGTAG
- a CDS encoding TraR/DksA family transcriptional regulator, which translates to MSRPNELLKIRELLQRRRREILHANAGAHRELAALKAQERDPEYEENAQSELADYTLSSLMEAQRREIMLIDAALRRMDTGVFGDCVDCGYEIPIERLEALPFAIRCEEDATRHELETRGGHYAVPTL; encoded by the coding sequence ATGAGTCGACCCAACGAACTGCTGAAGATCCGGGAGCTCCTCCAGCGTCGCCGTCGGGAGATCCTCCATGCGAACGCCGGCGCCCACCGGGAGCTCGCCGCGCTGAAGGCTCAGGAGCGCGATCCCGAGTACGAGGAGAATGCCCAGTCCGAGCTGGCCGACTACACGCTCTCCAGCCTCATGGAGGCCCAGCGCCGGGAGATCATGCTCATCGACGCCGCGCTGCGTCGCATGGACACGGGCGTCTTCGGCGACTGCGTGGACTGCGGCTACGAGATCCCCATCGAGCGCCTGGAGGCCCTCCCCTTCGCCATCCGCTGCGAGGAGGACGCCACCCGGCACGAACTGGAGACGCGCGGCGGCCACTACGCCGTGCCGACGCTCTAG
- the topA gene encoding type I DNA topoisomerase, which produces MATRKKKEAETTEAEETTPKKAAKRPAAKKATAKKASAKKKTAAKGKGKGKAALATVEVDAGDAEAEEESTPRGKGPHYLVVVESPAKAKTIKKYLGTGYTVKASVGHIKDLPKSKMGVDVEHDFQPEYHVIKGKEKVLNELKKVAKNVDRVFLATDPDREGEAIAWHIKEELGHKDAQRVLFNEITKKAIQEAIAQPRQLNQDNYDSQQTRRILDRLVGYQISPLLWKKIRRGLSAGRVQSVAVRLICEREEAIKAFVPQEYWTLDALLEGPAGPPPFKAKLSKVDGKKVELKDRETTQGLVGELQGADFVVSKVDRKERRRNAPAPFITSKLQQEAANRLSFTAKKTMTLAQRLYEGVPLGEEGQTALITYMRTDSTRLSDDAVKQVREFISTKYGTESLPEEPVVYRSRKSAQDAHEAIRPVSLEYPPERVRPFFEQMGEEDMYRLYELIWNRFVACQMKPAVYDQTSADISAGRATFRASGSTLKFPGYLAVYGAGLTPEEEAEKEKAKAAGEDGAEDAVGELPVLNDGDKVRLQKLLDEQHFTQPPPRFSEATLVKELEEQGIGRPSTYAAILSTIQDKKYVEKLEGRFRPTDLGQMTNEMLVKHFPKEMDVAFTANLEEKLDQISEGGANWKAVLSDFYAPFKETLEKAEAEMRDVKREEIKTDIACEKCGNVMVIKFGKMGHFLACSNYPECKNTKDFKRDAEGKIVIVEEETTDEKCENCGKPMVIKRGRFGRFLACSGYPDCKTSKPISIGVNCPDCKQGYLTERRSGRGKIFFGCNRYPDCKFAAWDRPLAEACPQCQSPYLLQKFSKRDGAFVACPNKECGYRREIQQPGEVSAPSAA; this is translated from the coding sequence ATGGCCACGCGGAAGAAGAAGGAAGCAGAGACGACGGAGGCCGAGGAGACGACCCCCAAGAAGGCGGCGAAGCGTCCCGCGGCCAAGAAGGCCACTGCCAAGAAGGCGTCCGCGAAGAAGAAGACGGCCGCCAAGGGCAAGGGCAAGGGCAAGGCCGCCCTGGCCACCGTGGAGGTGGATGCGGGCGACGCCGAGGCCGAGGAGGAGTCCACTCCGCGCGGCAAGGGGCCGCACTACCTGGTGGTGGTGGAGTCTCCCGCCAAGGCGAAGACGATCAAGAAGTACCTGGGCACCGGCTACACCGTGAAGGCGTCCGTGGGTCACATCAAGGATCTGCCCAAGAGCAAGATGGGCGTCGATGTGGAGCACGACTTCCAGCCCGAGTACCACGTCATCAAGGGCAAGGAGAAGGTCCTCAACGAGCTGAAGAAGGTCGCCAAGAACGTCGACCGCGTCTTCCTGGCCACCGACCCCGATCGCGAGGGCGAGGCCATCGCCTGGCACATCAAGGAGGAGCTGGGCCACAAGGACGCCCAGCGGGTGCTCTTCAACGAGATCACCAAGAAGGCCATCCAGGAGGCCATCGCCCAGCCGCGCCAGCTCAACCAGGACAACTACGACTCGCAGCAGACGCGGCGCATCCTCGACCGGCTCGTCGGCTACCAAATCTCGCCGCTGCTCTGGAAGAAGATCCGCCGGGGCCTGTCCGCCGGCCGCGTGCAGTCGGTGGCGGTGCGGCTGATCTGCGAGCGCGAGGAGGCCATCAAGGCTTTCGTGCCCCAGGAGTACTGGACGCTGGACGCGCTGCTCGAGGGCCCCGCCGGCCCGCCGCCCTTCAAGGCCAAGCTGTCCAAGGTGGACGGCAAGAAGGTGGAGCTCAAGGACCGCGAGACGACGCAGGGCCTGGTGGGCGAGCTGCAGGGCGCCGACTTCGTCGTCTCCAAGGTGGACCGCAAGGAGCGGCGCCGCAACGCGCCCGCGCCCTTCATCACCTCCAAGCTGCAGCAGGAGGCGGCCAACCGCCTGTCCTTCACCGCGAAGAAGACGATGACGCTGGCCCAGCGCCTCTACGAGGGCGTGCCCCTGGGCGAGGAGGGCCAGACGGCGCTCATCACGTACATGCGTACGGACTCCACCCGTCTGTCGGATGACGCGGTGAAGCAGGTGCGCGAGTTCATCTCCACCAAGTACGGCACGGAGTCGCTGCCGGAAGAGCCGGTGGTGTACCGCAGCCGCAAGAGCGCCCAGGACGCGCACGAGGCCATCCGCCCCGTCTCGCTGGAGTACCCGCCCGAGCGCGTGCGCCCCTTCTTCGAGCAGATGGGCGAGGAGGACATGTACCGGCTCTACGAGCTGATCTGGAACCGCTTCGTGGCGTGCCAGATGAAGCCGGCCGTGTACGATCAGACGAGCGCGGACATCTCCGCGGGCCGGGCCACGTTCCGGGCCTCGGGCTCCACGCTGAAGTTCCCGGGCTACCTGGCCGTGTACGGCGCCGGGCTCACCCCGGAGGAGGAGGCCGAGAAGGAGAAGGCCAAGGCCGCCGGTGAGGACGGCGCCGAGGACGCCGTGGGCGAGCTGCCCGTGCTCAACGACGGGGACAAGGTGCGCCTGCAGAAGCTGCTGGACGAGCAGCACTTCACCCAGCCGCCCCCGCGCTTCTCCGAAGCCACCCTGGTGAAGGAGCTCGAGGAGCAGGGCATCGGCCGTCCGTCCACGTACGCCGCCATTCTGTCCACCATCCAGGACAAGAAGTACGTGGAGAAGCTGGAGGGCCGCTTCCGCCCGACGGACCTGGGGCAGATGACCAACGAGATGTTGGTGAAGCACTTCCCCAAGGAGATGGACGTCGCCTTCACCGCCAACCTCGAGGAGAAGCTGGATCAGATCTCCGAGGGCGGCGCCAACTGGAAGGCCGTGCTGTCGGACTTCTACGCGCCCTTCAAGGAGACGCTCGAGAAGGCCGAAGCGGAGATGCGCGACGTCAAGCGCGAGGAGATCAAGACCGACATCGCCTGCGAGAAGTGCGGCAACGTCATGGTCATCAAGTTCGGGAAGATGGGGCACTTCCTCGCCTGCTCGAACTACCCCGAGTGCAAGAACACCAAGGACTTCAAGCGCGACGCCGAGGGCAAGATCGTCATCGTGGAGGAGGAGACCACGGACGAGAAGTGCGAGAACTGCGGCAAGCCCATGGTCATCAAGCGGGGCCGCTTCGGACGCTTCCTCGCCTGCTCTGGCTACCCGGACTGCAAGACGTCCAAGCCCATCTCCATCGGGGTCAACTGCCCGGACTGCAAGCAGGGCTACCTCACCGAGCGCCGCAGTGGCCGCGGGAAGATCTTCTTCGGCTGCAACCGCTACCCGGACTGCAAGTTCGCCGCCTGGGACAGGCCGCTGGCCGAGGCGTGCCCGCAGTGCCAGTCGCCGTACCTGCTCCAGAAGTTCTCCAAGCGGGACGGGGCGTTCGTGGCCTGCCCCAACAAGGAGTGCGGCTACCGCCGGGAGATCCAGCAGCCGGGCGAGGTCAGCGCCCCCTCGGCTGCCTGA
- the pgeF gene encoding peptidoglycan editing factor PgeF, which yields MGSLFITSALLPVPHGFATRTGGVSEGRFASLNLGFTVGDVRERVEENYRRLAAAAGAPLGSLHLVKQVHGDRVLQAGAGEASQALRPAIGDADALFTEHAGNWVGVSTADCVPVLLVDPEGKRVAAVHSGWRGTDADVSARAVDALVARGTRPERLLVAVGPCIQQCCYVVSPELARHFATRFGSDVVVARGDEFRLDLARAVVLTLRRVGVKVGNMDVLQECTSCDSSRFFSHRRDTGRTGRHINFVVHRF from the coding sequence ATGGGCTCGTTGTTCATCACCTCGGCATTGCTCCCTGTTCCTCATGGCTTCGCCACGCGCACTGGCGGCGTCTCCGAGGGGCGGTTCGCGTCCCTCAACCTGGGCTTCACCGTCGGAGACGTGCGCGAGCGAGTGGAGGAGAACTACCGCCGGCTGGCCGCGGCCGCGGGCGCGCCGCTCGGCTCGCTGCACCTGGTGAAGCAGGTGCACGGCGATCGCGTGCTGCAGGCCGGGGCAGGGGAGGCCTCGCAGGCGCTGCGGCCGGCCATCGGCGATGCGGATGCCCTCTTCACCGAGCACGCGGGCAACTGGGTGGGCGTGTCCACCGCGGACTGCGTGCCGGTGCTGCTCGTGGATCCCGAGGGCAAGCGCGTGGCGGCGGTGCACTCGGGCTGGCGCGGCACGGACGCGGACGTGTCCGCCCGCGCGGTGGATGCGCTGGTGGCGCGCGGCACCCGGCCGGAGCGGCTGCTGGTCGCCGTGGGCCCGTGCATCCAGCAGTGCTGCTACGTGGTGTCGCCGGAATTGGCCAGGCACTTCGCCACGCGCTTCGGCTCGGACGTGGTGGTGGCGCGCGGGGACGAGTTCCGGCTGGATCTGGCGCGGGCGGTGGTGCTGACCCTGCGCCGGGTGGGCGTGAAGGTCGGCAACATGGATGTTCTACAGGAGTGTACCTCCTGCGACTCCTCGCGCTTCTTCTCCCACCGGCGTGACACGGGGCGCACCGGCCGTCACATCAATTTCGTGGTCCATCGCTTCTGA
- a CDS encoding ExbD/TolR family protein, giving the protein MRFRKALARKKRKEREAAGEIKELNITAMMDMMTILLVFLLKSFASSSAAITASDDIRPPVSSTRASPKDTVAVTVTPRNILVGEKEVVRLENGQVPAGQLQGRLVVPLDAALKKEVEKLKYIAERNPAAPFNRELSVIGDKKVPYDLLLTVLYTAGQNELENYRFVVLKKDEGGQ; this is encoded by the coding sequence ATGCGCTTCCGCAAGGCGCTGGCGCGCAAGAAGCGCAAGGAGCGCGAGGCGGCCGGCGAGATCAAGGAGCTGAACATCACCGCGATGATGGACATGATGACCATCCTCCTGGTGTTCCTGCTCAAGTCCTTCGCCTCGTCCTCGGCGGCCATCACCGCCTCGGATGACATCCGGCCGCCGGTGTCGTCCACCCGCGCCTCGCCCAAGGACACGGTGGCCGTCACCGTCACCCCCAGGAACATCCTGGTGGGCGAGAAGGAAGTGGTGCGGCTGGAGAACGGGCAGGTGCCCGCCGGCCAGCTCCAGGGGCGGCTGGTGGTGCCGCTCGACGCGGCGCTCAAGAAGGAAGTCGAGAAGCTGAAGTACATCGCCGAGCGCAACCCGGCGGCGCCCTTCAACCGGGAGCTGTCCGTCATCGGGGACAAGAAGGTCCCCTATGACTTGCTCCTCACCGTCCTCTACACCGCGGGCCAGAACGAGCTGGAGAACTACCGCTTCGTGGTGCTCAAGAAGGACGAGGGCGGGCAGTAG
- a CDS encoding ExbD/TolR family protein — protein sequence MAFYYSRRKLKPREEEETGELNIVPYLDILMNLILFMLLSITGLASFGILNVTAPNYGGPTAGAQQDNPETPKLTLSVLISKKGHFINSENAILGQGGSEPTIPTKADGSYDYAALNAKMVEIKQAFPGETKVIIGADSDVQYEALIATMDACRETQGKDRHLLFPDVTLGAM from the coding sequence ATGGCGTTCTACTACTCGCGCCGCAAGCTGAAGCCTCGTGAGGAGGAGGAGACGGGGGAGCTGAACATCGTCCCCTACCTCGACATCCTCATGAACCTCATCCTGTTCATGCTGCTGTCCATCACGGGCCTGGCCTCGTTCGGCATCCTGAACGTGACGGCGCCCAACTACGGCGGCCCCACCGCCGGCGCGCAGCAGGACAACCCGGAGACGCCCAAGCTCACGCTCAGCGTGCTCATCTCCAAGAAGGGCCACTTCATCAACAGCGAGAACGCCATCCTGGGCCAGGGCGGCAGCGAGCCCACCATCCCCACCAAGGCGGATGGCTCGTATGACTACGCGGCGCTCAACGCGAAGATGGTGGAGATCAAGCAGGCCTTCCCCGGCGAGACGAAGGTCATCATCGGCGCGGACTCGGACGTGCAGTACGAGGCGCTGATCGCGACGATGGACGCGTGCCGCGAGACGCAGGGCAAGGATCGCCACCTGCTGTTCCCGGACGTCACCCTGGGGGCGATGTGA